TTTAGTGATTATTCCTTAATTAGTTCATTGGTTGCACGTAGCAATGGAAACGTACAAAGCTTCTTAATTCCTATAGGAGCGATGAAAATTATGAAGCATATGTGGCCTGttaatattaaaaaggaaaaccgGAGAAAAAATCATACTTACGACCAGAAACAGAAagtaattaacataatatatagataGGGATGAAATGAAAATGGTTGTCATTACATAGAAAGAATAATCATCTCTATTATGTGCTATATATATTGGTCTGTATTAATAGAAATAATACAAGGAACTAGGTGTTCCTGCTCAGGAAGAGAGAACCCTACTCTTAACTATGAAACTGAAATTAGTAAAACATGGTATATAGTTTGCTATGCTAAATTACAACTCATCAAACTTACAATGTTATTATGATCATATATCCTGAGCGTAGAAGTCAATAATCTCTTTCAAATTAAGCTTGAACAAAGAAGAACAATCATTGTGCATGAGCCACAACATGTGCTCGAACAAAATGGCATCCACATCGACAAAGACCACTCTACTACTTTGATGGAGATGATGATGATCCTTGTCCTCTTGATGATCCTCCTCCTTCCTCGTGGATGTGTCCATCAAAACCCGAAAAGGGTTCTCTTGTAATATGCAAGGGTCCACGAGGAACACCCTCTTCTCTTTTCCGACCACCACGGTTACAAGGCTCTCACATTCTTTGTCCTTCGTTAGGGGCCTATACCCCATGGAGCGTCTTCGGATCAATGATAATGGCATGACCAAGCAATTCATAGAATGAGCAAATATAGATTATGTGATAAGAATTGAAGTGAAGGAGTGAGATTAAGATTAAAATGTTTATGGGATGATGTGGGAACTCAAACACTAGTTAGCTTATTAGCTAGATATATATATGTGCTACATCAAGTAGCACTATAAGCGATTAGATCCAAGAAGGGACCATATTAGAAATTGTCCAAACGTTGAAGTAGCACTAGTTACTATAGAGAGAgcaagtgtttttttatttattattttgacccCAATTTACTATTATCAAGTGTTTCTTTTAGTCTATCAAAGGAGGCAATTTTGTTTGAATAGACAATTATAacttatgaaatttttttaaaatgtttaatgcAACTGCATGTCTAACATTCATGAaattcaatattaatatttaaggaGAAATAATATTTCACTAGTTATTCAAACTCTTGGTGATTCATCAAgtagtattttattattaaatgattttgatTAGGATAACAATTTCTTAATCAATCAGAACTATTTTACACCGTTAATAGATCATAATTAGTAATTTATTCCTCCAAATTAAACTAATGATGGTGTCACTTTAATTTGGTATGGGTTGGGTTAGGGTGTTGGAGTGCAAGGGAAGCGCGTGGTTGAGTGTGATTTTCGGGCAGTGGCGCGTGGTTTTTTATTGATTGTAAAATGTCATACGTCACGGTCTGGTCTGCTAAGTGGTCGAGGTGTGACTTTCGGGCAGTGGCGCGTGGTTTAGCGACTTAGTCCATACGCTCCACTGCAACACGCAAGTTTCAACGTCTCATGCACAACACAGAACATCGtgcttttaaataaataaataatgggtGCAAAAAGCCACTTCATAAATGACATCTGACAACGAAACTCACCTTTCAAAATTCGAAAGCTTTCACAAAAGAAGCAAAGAAACGCTTCACTTTGGATTAGATGATCATTACTCACATTTTATCCCatattcctctctttttttttaaaaaaaaatgtgggttTCAAAGACAGATATCCGAGGATTTAAAATAACTTCTATACTTTAGTCAATCACTGAGATAAATCCTCTCGAATAAGTACCTCTTTTGAAACAAGACGGAAATACTTATAATGAATTTTCTGTGAAAAATATACGTCCcgattaaaaacattaaatgaacaacataagaatatatttggttacatttaatgttttaaaagcatttaatgttttctttatttaataaaattatgaaagattatttgaatataattgCTTAAGATGACATAGAATTGTTCCTCTTTGAAGAGTACAgaacttaaaaaacaaattttttttcttagctttactaagaatgaaaaataatgaaatgaatgTGCAAGTATTTATGGGACATGCATGATTGACACGTGAAGTGGCCGCggttgaaatttcaaaatgaatgaATACGCAGCTCAGATGATAGAAACACTACTCACGGCTAATGAATGCATGCGGAACCAAATCTCTAGTAAACTCAGAATTAAATCAACAATGGGTCTTGCTGATGACCAAGGACAGTGgtgaattaaaacataaaagattttattagaaattatacgatagcatatttaaaaattattggagAATGTATTTTTAGGCATCCAAATAAAAACCTTTACTCTTACTTCTTTAACCAGTGACACTGATTAGCATTTACCACAAACAATAAAGCACGATGCATGGAGGAAAGCACATTCTGATTCTGCTATATGCTACTGCATAGTGCAGACAGCAATCTTCAAAATGACAGAATTCGGATAAGGGGCACCATATCCTTGGCTATCATCACTAGAAATgttacgataaaaaaaaaatcctaataatcAACTGAAGAACTTTAACCTTAAGATAGACTGTTCTAAAGTCAGTCTCAAAAATGCAGTTAGCATTTTAGAATTGACCTCTAGCCACTACTTTGAACAGGCATCATGCTAAATACGACGCAGTTTCTGCACTGTTAATCCGAAGTCACATCTTCTTTACTGATGAGATTGGCCAGCCCATAGTGGATGATGGTACATGGGCATATTATGAACGGGCTGGCTAGCATTATTGTAGAGTCCATGTCCAGACCCAGGCCCTGGCCCCCTACAAAAAGGACTATGATCCTGTTCCTCAGAGGACTCAGTTGAAGGCCCTTGAGAGGTAGGACTATTTGGGGTCATGGATGAACCAAAGGTTAGCATTTGGGGTGGTGGTGCAGAAGAAGACCCAGATTTCAGGGCATTGGAGCTCGACTTTTTCGCATCCGCAATAAAGCTGCCCACAATGACCTATCAATGATTGAAAAATAGTCACATAAATAAAGCATCAAAGTTTCGACAATCCTATTCCTATTATGCATAAAAGCCCCCAATAGTATGCTCAAGATATTATATACACTATCAAAATCATCAATCGACATAAATTTATACTATTTGAAAGCAATACCTGTACAGTTGATGCTGCAATTAGCGTTCCAGCAACTCCGCCACCCAAAACACGTCCATCGGACCCTGCAAGGGTTACATTCAAAGTGCATGTTCTACTGCGTTCACTGTTATTttcagattgctgcaaagaa
This genomic interval from Glycine max cultivar Williams 82 chromosome 5, Glycine_max_v4.0, whole genome shotgun sequence contains the following:
- the LOC100775640 gene encoding auxin-responsive protein SAUR77, yielding MGYRPLTKDKECESLVTVVVGKEKRVFLVDPCILQENPFRVLMDTSTRKEEDHQEDKDHHHLHQSSRVVFVDVDAILFEHMLWLMHNDCSSLFKLNLKEIIDFYAQDI